From a single Chitinophaga sp. Cy-1792 genomic region:
- a CDS encoding type IX secretion system membrane protein PorP/SprF translates to MKNVAFQACLLLMVLSAAAQQKPHYTQYILNQYIINPALTGIENYTDIKVSHRHQWAGLDGAPVTTYFTIQGPIGKQDYRTTATSFEVPGENPRGHRYWEDYTAAQPHHGIGLQVIQDATGPLSNFSAYGTYAYHVGLSPRTSIAAGFGAGISRYSLKSYELDFGNTTVDPAVYSAGIVNKTKFDMNAGLYLYSADFFLGISALQIVPSKLNFSDSKITAQTGQTVPHLFFTGGYRFLLNDQFNLLPSVMVKYINPLPLQVETNVKLQYNDLLWVGASYRYKDSFGAMMGFNIFNKFNVGYSYDNTTTALGTYARGTHEIVLGIILGNKYADGCPRNIW, encoded by the coding sequence ATGAAGAATGTTGCCTTTCAGGCCTGCCTCTTGTTGATGGTATTATCCGCTGCTGCGCAGCAGAAACCACACTATACCCAGTATATCCTCAATCAGTATATCATCAATCCAGCACTTACCGGTATTGAAAATTATACAGATATAAAAGTGAGTCACCGCCACCAGTGGGCCGGACTCGATGGTGCACCGGTGACTACCTATTTTACTATTCAGGGACCCATTGGTAAACAGGATTACCGTACTACCGCCACTTCTTTTGAAGTGCCTGGCGAAAATCCGCGCGGCCACCGCTATTGGGAAGATTATACCGCCGCACAGCCACATCACGGCATAGGCTTGCAGGTAATACAGGATGCTACCGGGCCATTGTCCAACTTCAGCGCCTATGGTACCTATGCCTACCATGTAGGTCTCTCCCCAAGAACCAGTATCGCTGCTGGTTTTGGCGCAGGTATCAGCAGGTATTCCCTCAAGAGCTATGAACTCGATTTTGGTAATACCACTGTTGATCCGGCGGTATATAGTGCCGGCATCGTCAATAAAACAAAATTTGATATGAATGCAGGGCTGTATCTCTATTCTGCAGACTTCTTCCTGGGTATATCTGCATTACAGATTGTACCTTCGAAACTGAATTTCTCTGATAGTAAAATTACCGCTCAAACCGGCCAGACGGTGCCACACCTCTTCTTTACCGGCGGTTACCGGTTTTTGCTGAACGATCAGTTTAACCTCCTGCCTTCTGTAATGGTGAAATATATCAACCCTTTGCCGCTACAGGTAGAAACCAATGTTAAGCTGCAATACAACGACCTGCTCTGGGTAGGGGCCAGTTACAGGTACAAAGACAGCTTCGGCGCCATGATGGGCTTTAATATCTTCAATAAATTCAACGTAGGCTATTCCTATGATAATACCACTACCGCTTTGGGAACATATGCCCGCGGCACACACGAGATCGTACTGGGTATTATCCTGGGTAATAAATACGCGGATGGCTGCCCGCGCAACATCTGGTAA
- a CDS encoding nuclear transport factor 2 family protein, translated as MYSLIKKLMVLMLLTSFINITPSSAQQITPRITGVILQLDSAFWKSYNSCDIVKFQGFFSDDVEFYHDKGGPLFGLPALVNSVKENLCKDRNNFQLRREAIPETMKVYPLEKNHEIYGAVLTGEHKFYITEPGKPEYLTGIAKFTHVWILKDGVWKMTRVISYDHNAAE; from the coding sequence ATGTACTCCCTGATAAAAAAACTGATGGTACTGATGTTGTTAACATCATTTATAAACATAACACCTTCATCTGCCCAACAAATTACCCCGCGTATTACTGGCGTGATTCTACAGCTGGACAGTGCCTTCTGGAAATCATACAATAGCTGTGATATTGTTAAATTCCAGGGCTTCTTCTCTGATGATGTGGAATTCTACCACGATAAAGGCGGCCCTTTATTTGGTCTGCCTGCATTGGTAAACAGCGTGAAGGAAAATCTCTGTAAAGACAGAAATAATTTCCAGCTCCGTAGAGAAGCGATTCCCGAAACCATGAAAGTTTATCCGCTTGAAAAGAACCATGAAATATATGGGGCCGTACTCACCGGTGAGCATAAGTTTTATATTACAGAACCCGGAAAGCCGGAATACCTCACTGGTATTGCAAAGTTCACACATGTCTGGATACTGAAAGATGGTGTATGGAAGATGACCCGTGTGATTAGTTATGATCATAATGCGGCTGAATAA
- a CDS encoding DUF6624 domain-containing protein yields the protein MNSIKYFFLVILTCTAFYAHAQVNAALSRTIDSLYNDDQAVQWQFREMHLRNAPADSIKRQDSLKKAVYRNELEVVKKIYAQYGYPTAAMVGPASSHNFFVLIQHADHDPAFQKQLLPVLDTLSLAGEISRKDYAYLYDRIQHNTGGKQLYGTQPVYGKNGNLFDSNNKIMLPPDLEDPENVDKRRKEIGLEPMEEYYETVLKALGRPRVKP from the coding sequence ATGAATAGCATAAAGTATTTCTTCCTGGTAATCCTTACCTGTACTGCTTTCTATGCCCATGCTCAGGTGAATGCAGCCCTCTCACGAACTATTGATAGTCTTTATAATGATGATCAGGCCGTGCAATGGCAGTTTAGGGAAATGCATTTGAGAAATGCACCGGCAGACAGTATTAAAAGGCAGGACTCTTTAAAGAAGGCCGTTTACCGGAATGAACTGGAGGTCGTGAAGAAAATATATGCGCAATATGGCTATCCTACTGCTGCCATGGTAGGACCGGCATCATCGCATAATTTTTTTGTCCTTATCCAGCATGCAGACCATGATCCTGCGTTTCAAAAGCAATTGCTGCCGGTACTGGATACGTTGTCATTAGCGGGTGAAATATCCCGTAAAGATTACGCTTATCTCTACGACCGTATCCAACATAATACCGGTGGAAAGCAATTGTATGGTACGCAGCCGGTATATGGTAAGAATGGGAATCTCTTCGATAGTAACAATAAAATCATGCTGCCGCCAGACCTGGAAGATCCTGAAAATGTGGATAAACGAAGAAAAGAAATAGGACTGGAACCAATGGAAGAATACTATGAAACAGTACTGAAGGCCTTAGGCAGGCCACGGGTGAAGCCTTGA
- a CDS encoding AraC family transcriptional regulator, with translation MSIELFNIDQGYAVFSKSDYETRIHSHYAIEVVCCMEGTFSVTTDKGSYTNLTNVIIPSNLRHSFSCLKASCSLLFLDPLSDMGRYFARQLIQAGTDDIATNVPFPEAFHENGKFNFSALPRERIGNNVDDRIIVCIEMIDRMLTKENITLSALSRAVFLSEGRLSHLFKKETGIAVQQYIRWRKILYAAQQSQLGYSLTECAYHVGFADSSHFNKAFYKMFGIKPFFVLKGG, from the coding sequence ATGTCTATAGAATTATTCAATATTGATCAGGGATATGCCGTATTCTCCAAAAGTGATTACGAGACAAGAATACATTCGCATTATGCTATTGAAGTGGTTTGCTGTATGGAGGGTACATTTTCTGTAACAACCGATAAGGGCAGCTATACAAATCTTACAAATGTAATCATACCTTCTAATCTGCGGCATAGCTTCAGTTGCCTGAAGGCCAGCTGCAGTCTGTTGTTTCTGGATCCGCTTTCCGATATGGGTCGATATTTTGCGAGGCAGTTAATACAAGCAGGAACAGATGATATTGCGACAAATGTTCCTTTCCCGGAAGCATTTCATGAGAATGGAAAATTTAATTTTTCTGCCCTTCCCCGGGAGCGTATTGGTAATAATGTAGATGATCGGATTATTGTTTGTATAGAGATGATCGACCGTATGCTTACAAAAGAGAACATAACATTATCTGCTTTGTCCCGCGCTGTATTTCTTTCAGAAGGCCGCTTATCTCATCTTTTTAAAAAAGAAACAGGAATTGCCGTGCAGCAGTATATACGCTGGCGTAAAATTCTTTATGCAGCACAACAATCGCAGCTAGGGTATTCATTAACGGAATGTGCTTACCATGTTGGGTTTGCTGATTCTTCCCATTTCAATAAAGCCTTTTATAAGATGTTTGGCATTAAGCCTTTTTTTGTGTTGAAAGGTGGATGA
- a CDS encoding multiheme c-type cytochrome — translation MILSQCVGSKKDERGPAFAGDQACISCHKTVYDSYLKTAHYHASAPASTTTILGSFQSPNDSFVYSGGAVVKAEKADSQFYQTAYTNGQLQQRASFDVVVGQGRNAQTYLSWRNNHYYQLPLSYFKPVNSWVNSPGYPATHPFFERMVPATCFSCHSSYVNVEEKMTGIRKEELFPKNEVMYGINCERCHGPAQEHVAWHSQHPDDKTPHGIVEVGKLSAQQQVDMCALCHSGLLTPQRSLFDFRPGNKLSEFIMADYFATPAGKAPDAHGNQYQLLKKSRCFRESMNQLTCNTCHNAHEDSRDLQAYSLKCMSCHPPESPKFCTNKALPVVQLKQNCIDCHMPVEKSKVITFLTGGENTVADSLRSHYIRK, via the coding sequence ATGATATTATCCCAATGTGTAGGAAGTAAGAAAGATGAGAGAGGGCCTGCTTTTGCGGGTGACCAGGCCTGTATCAGCTGCCATAAAACGGTATATGACAGCTACCTTAAAACTGCCCATTACCATGCCTCCGCACCGGCAAGTACCACTACCATTTTAGGTAGTTTCCAATCGCCAAATGATTCCTTTGTGTACAGCGGCGGTGCTGTCGTAAAAGCAGAAAAGGCAGATAGCCAGTTTTATCAGACAGCCTATACGAACGGTCAGCTGCAACAGCGTGCCAGTTTCGATGTGGTAGTAGGACAGGGGCGCAATGCACAGACCTACCTTAGCTGGCGTAACAACCATTATTATCAGCTGCCATTGTCGTACTTCAAGCCTGTCAACAGCTGGGTAAACAGTCCAGGATATCCTGCCACACATCCTTTCTTCGAAAGAATGGTGCCTGCTACCTGTTTCAGCTGCCATAGCTCTTATGTGAATGTAGAAGAAAAGATGACCGGTATACGTAAAGAAGAATTATTCCCTAAAAATGAGGTGATGTACGGTATCAACTGCGAGCGTTGCCACGGACCTGCCCAGGAGCATGTGGCCTGGCATTCCCAGCATCCGGACGATAAAACACCACATGGAATAGTAGAGGTGGGCAAGCTTTCCGCACAGCAACAGGTAGATATGTGCGCTTTGTGCCATTCCGGCCTGCTGACGCCGCAGCGCTCCCTGTTCGATTTCCGGCCGGGCAATAAGCTGTCGGAGTTTATTATGGCAGATTATTTCGCCACACCTGCCGGCAAAGCACCAGATGCACATGGAAATCAATACCAGCTACTGAAAAAGAGCCGCTGCTTCCGGGAAAGTATGAACCAGCTGACTTGTAATACATGCCATAATGCCCATGAAGATTCCCGCGACCTGCAGGCTTATTCGCTGAAATGTATGAGCTGTCACCCGCCGGAATCACCGAAATTCTGTACCAATAAAGCACTGCCGGTAGTGCAGTTAAAACAGAACTGTATTGATTGTCATATGCCAGTAGAGAAATCTAAGGTAATCACCTTCCTGACCGGAGGAGAAAATACGGTGGCTGATTCTTTACGTTCTCATTATATAAGAAAATAA
- a CDS encoding Rrf2 family transcriptional regulator: protein MFSRTCEYGIRAMIFIAQKTKNGERVGIKEIATGIDSPEAFIAKILQELGRKGLLQSQKGPSGGFYLDKPSRKNTLADIVRAIDGDRLFSSCGLGLKQCSETHPCPIHNEFGKIRKAIKQMLEKSKIGEFTDELEQQLLFLRR, encoded by the coding sequence ATGTTTTCCAGAACTTGTGAATACGGTATCAGGGCAATGATCTTCATCGCACAAAAAACCAAGAATGGTGAACGTGTGGGTATTAAGGAGATTGCCACAGGGATAGATTCCCCGGAGGCTTTTATTGCCAAAATCCTGCAGGAGCTGGGACGCAAAGGATTGCTTCAATCACAGAAAGGCCCCAGTGGCGGGTTTTATCTTGATAAACCTTCCAGAAAAAATACATTGGCAGATATTGTCCGGGCTATTGATGGCGACCGCCTGTTTTCTTCCTGCGGACTTGGACTGAAACAATGCTCAGAAACGCATCCCTGCCCTATTCATAATGAGTTTGGTAAGATTAGAAAAGCAATTAAGCAGATGCTCGAAAAATCGAAAATCGGGGAGTTTACCGATGAGCTGGAACAACAGCTGCTCTTTTTAAGGCGCTAA
- a CDS encoding CsgG/HfaB family protein: MKRQFFTAIALLFSSYAAFAQTKPVIGVAFRSNGADTSAYQSTIQNTVEDAFIRSKRFTLVERGEMDQVKAIPAENAEVEKMKDLGAQYLLIGNVVRVTEDQKESKVPVLGTTVTPQAEVIYTVRIIDVNTGEVTASGNFDNIAKGKNAFSDALNGTRGKLEKFIKDNFKLTASIASIEEKTAYGDASKVLLTAGKAVETKEGDEFKVYQVVEVNVDGKKLTRKKTIGRIVVAKVEDEHFSICTVLEGATEITKLVTAGSPVKCELTAEAPKKLFFQK; encoded by the coding sequence ATGAAGAGACAATTTTTTACTGCCATAGCTTTACTGTTTTCCTCCTATGCTGCTTTCGCACAAACAAAACCGGTGATCGGTGTTGCCTTCAGGAGTAACGGTGCCGATACAAGTGCATATCAGTCTACCATCCAGAATACAGTGGAAGATGCATTTATCAGAAGCAAACGCTTTACCCTGGTAGAGCGCGGAGAGATGGACCAGGTGAAAGCCATTCCGGCAGAAAATGCAGAAGTAGAGAAAATGAAAGACCTGGGGGCACAATACCTGCTCATCGGTAACGTAGTTCGTGTAACCGAAGATCAGAAAGAATCCAAAGTGCCCGTATTGGGAACCACCGTAACGCCGCAGGCAGAAGTGATCTACACCGTAAGAATCATTGATGTCAACACCGGAGAAGTAACGGCTTCCGGCAATTTCGATAATATTGCCAAAGGCAAGAATGCTTTTTCAGATGCGCTGAACGGTACCCGTGGAAAATTGGAAAAATTCATTAAAGATAACTTTAAACTCACCGCCAGCATTGCTTCCATTGAAGAGAAAACCGCCTATGGCGACGCCTCTAAAGTACTGCTGACCGCTGGTAAAGCCGTAGAAACCAAAGAAGGTGACGAGTTCAAAGTATACCAGGTAGTAGAAGTAAATGTGGATGGTAAAAAACTCACCAGGAAGAAAACCATCGGCAGAATAGTAGTAGCAAAAGTGGAAGACGAACATTTCTCTATTTGCACCGTGCTGGAAGGCGCTACCGAAATTACCAAACTGGTAACTGCTGGCTCACCCGTTAAATGTGAGCTCACCGCAGAAGCACCTAAGAAGTTATTCTTTCAGAAATAA
- the hmpA gene encoding NO-inducible flavohemoprotein, producing the protein MKPVQIELVKATVPVLKEHGRTLTTHFYQRMFTHNPELKNIFNMGNQQNGKQQAALAMAVLAYAEHIENPAVLLPVVDSIGHKHASLDIRPEHYQIVGKHLIASIAEVLGAAATAEILDAWTAAYQQLASIMMGHEAGIYEQKTASHGGWTGWRPFIVKQKIKESEEITSFLLYPADNGPVADFQPGQYLSVRLFLPEINLLQPRQYSISCAPNGEYYRISVKQEAGSTHPDGMISNALHHTVKEGDMIEVSAPAGIFVLQENENPVVFISGGVGQTPLLSMLEHLLNNDHKQTKYWIHGCRGEEVHAFKNTISNWTATENNLVSHIFYDKVSQETAQLKQGWVDLAALPEMPEDATYYICGPAGFIKKHFEYLTAKGISPGAIRFEEFGPASLQLN; encoded by the coding sequence ATGAAACCTGTGCAAATTGAACTGGTAAAAGCCACCGTACCAGTATTAAAAGAACATGGCCGTACGCTGACCACACATTTCTATCAACGTATGTTTACGCATAACCCGGAGCTGAAAAATATCTTTAACATGGGCAATCAGCAAAACGGCAAACAGCAGGCAGCCCTGGCAATGGCCGTGCTGGCATATGCGGAACACATTGAAAATCCAGCTGTACTCCTTCCCGTGGTAGACAGCATCGGTCATAAACATGCCAGTCTGGATATCCGCCCTGAACACTACCAGATCGTAGGTAAACACCTGATCGCTTCCATCGCTGAAGTGCTCGGAGCGGCAGCAACAGCAGAAATACTCGACGCATGGACTGCCGCCTATCAACAGCTGGCCAGCATCATGATGGGCCATGAAGCCGGCATATATGAACAGAAAACTGCGTCTCATGGCGGCTGGACAGGATGGCGCCCCTTCATCGTAAAACAGAAAATAAAAGAATCTGAAGAAATTACCTCCTTCTTGCTTTACCCGGCAGATAACGGTCCGGTGGCCGATTTCCAGCCTGGCCAATACCTGAGCGTACGACTCTTCCTGCCAGAAATAAACCTGCTGCAGCCACGACAATACAGCATCAGCTGCGCACCGAACGGCGAATATTACCGTATCTCTGTGAAACAGGAAGCAGGCAGCACCCATCCGGATGGCATGATCAGCAATGCCTTGCATCATACCGTGAAAGAAGGAGATATGATCGAAGTTTCCGCACCGGCAGGCATATTCGTATTACAGGAAAATGAAAACCCGGTGGTATTCATCAGTGGGGGTGTTGGCCAGACGCCGCTCCTCTCTATGCTGGAACATCTACTCAATAACGATCACAAACAAACAAAATACTGGATCCACGGTTGTAGGGGCGAAGAAGTGCACGCATTCAAAAATACCATCAGCAACTGGACCGCAACAGAAAATAACCTGGTGAGCCATATCTTCTACGATAAGGTATCGCAGGAAACTGCTCAGCTGAAACAAGGCTGGGTAGACCTGGCAGCACTACCGGAAATGCCGGAAGATGCCACCTACTATATCTGTGGCCCTGCTGGCTTCATTAAAAAGCATTTTGAATACCTCACTGCAAAAGGTATATCCCCAGGCGCCATCAGGTTCGAAGAATTCGGCCCTGCATCGCTGCAACTGAATTAA
- a CDS encoding HopJ type III effector protein: MTEQVTGLIGQLKDNKLAFKDVLEFIEARYQHQPTAFKNGDAFNEATQNQGSAKVFAFAQLNNLAEADTLYLFAEHYQAVLSHPDATDHQNIRQFMQHGWAGIKFEGVALQAK; encoded by the coding sequence ATGACAGAACAAGTAACCGGATTAATCGGACAATTAAAGGATAATAAACTCGCGTTTAAAGACGTATTAGAATTCATAGAGGCCCGCTACCAGCATCAGCCTACCGCTTTCAAAAATGGAGATGCCTTCAACGAGGCAACACAAAATCAGGGTAGTGCCAAAGTATTTGCTTTCGCACAGCTGAATAACCTCGCTGAAGCAGATACCCTGTACCTGTTTGCTGAGCATTACCAGGCAGTATTAAGTCATCCTGATGCTACAGACCACCAGAATATCAGGCAGTTCATGCAGCACGGTTGGGCAGGTATTAAATTCGAAGGAGTAGCTTTACAGGCGAAATAA
- a CDS encoding alpha/beta hydrolase: protein MKTGFLLSLLLATGSAAMAQSQARITNQPDTSFTNYSAYTHNKKAYPQIAMVNESIPSDIKKQQYTYRGALQISSYSATKKVKKKRLPAIIIVHGGGWRSGSPDQHQAMAVELALRGYVTFTPQYSLSTTALYPAAVNDIKAAITWVKQHAADWHIDTARIALAGFSAGGQLAGLVANSADNSIFLKDSTYSNSVSALVSIDGVMAFIHPESAEGNDSKGPSAGTLWFGYTKDEQPALWHQASALNYAGKNSPPTLFLNSEHPRFHAGRDDYRKILSQYNIYTEVHEFQGPHPFCLFHPWFNNTVQDIDIFLKKVMTN from the coding sequence ATGAAAACAGGTTTCCTTTTATCCTTGCTGCTGGCTACAGGTAGCGCTGCCATGGCGCAATCGCAGGCCCGCATCACCAATCAGCCAGACACATCCTTTACTAACTATAGTGCATATACGCATAATAAGAAAGCCTATCCGCAGATAGCGATGGTCAATGAATCCATTCCATCAGACATTAAAAAACAGCAATATACCTATCGTGGAGCGCTGCAAATAAGTTCCTATTCTGCGACTAAAAAGGTAAAGAAAAAGCGGTTGCCCGCCATCATTATCGTGCATGGCGGCGGATGGAGAAGCGGCTCACCGGATCAGCACCAGGCGATGGCTGTGGAACTGGCGCTGCGGGGATATGTCACCTTCACACCGCAATATAGTTTATCCACTACCGCGCTATATCCGGCAGCAGTCAATGATATCAAGGCAGCTATTACCTGGGTAAAGCAGCATGCGGCCGACTGGCATATCGACACAGCAAGGATAGCACTGGCAGGGTTTTCCGCCGGCGGACAGCTGGCAGGACTGGTAGCCAATTCCGCCGATAATTCAATATTTCTGAAAGACAGTACCTACAGCAATTCAGTCAGTGCCCTGGTTTCCATAGATGGTGTCATGGCTTTTATCCATCCTGAATCCGCGGAAGGCAACGACAGCAAAGGCCCTTCCGCCGGTACGTTATGGTTCGGCTATACTAAAGACGAACAGCCAGCCCTCTGGCATCAAGCGTCTGCATTAAACTATGCCGGCAAAAACTCACCTCCTACCCTATTCCTGAATAGTGAACACCCGCGATTTCATGCCGGCAGAGACGATTACAGGAAGATATTGAGTCAGTATAACATTTACACGGAAGTGCATGAATTCCAGGGACCGCACCCCTTTTGTCTTTTCCATCCCTGGTTTAACAATACGGTACAGGACATTGACATCTTCCTGAAAAAAGTAATGACAAACTAA
- a CDS encoding DUF1801 domain-containing protein, which yields MESVQPANIDAYIAAFPAEVKDMLEKIRAIIRKAAPLAFETISYGIPTFDLNGHLVHFAGYKSHIGFYPGAGAMEHFEKELTHYKTSKGTVQLPLNEPLPAALITAITRYRIEQNLGKTKKSAVKKAPEPTFFVPGLAAPARRALENKGITTLKQLADHTLEDIMLLHGMGKSSVPKMTEALAAAGLQFKG from the coding sequence ATGGAATCAGTTCAGCCTGCAAATATCGATGCGTACATAGCGGCGTTCCCGGCAGAGGTAAAGGATATGCTGGAGAAAATACGGGCAATTATCCGTAAAGCTGCTCCCCTGGCCTTTGAAACGATTAGTTACGGCATCCCCACTTTCGATTTGAATGGTCACCTGGTACATTTCGCCGGTTACAAAAGTCATATCGGATTTTATCCGGGTGCAGGTGCTATGGAACATTTCGAAAAAGAACTTACCCATTATAAAACCTCCAAAGGTACCGTACAGCTCCCGCTGAATGAGCCGCTGCCTGCTGCCCTGATAACCGCCATTACGCGCTATCGTATTGAGCAGAACCTGGGTAAAACGAAGAAATCAGCCGTGAAGAAAGCGCCGGAGCCTACCTTTTTCGTACCCGGACTGGCAGCCCCCGCCAGGCGCGCACTGGAAAACAAGGGGATTACCACGCTGAAGCAACTGGCTGACCACACCCTGGAAGATATTATGCTGCTGCATGGCATGGGGAAATCTTCTGTACCCAAAATGACGGAGGCACTCGCTGCCGCAGGTTTGCAGTTTAAAGGGTAA
- a CDS encoding macro domain-containing protein, with amino-acid sequence MKLILADLEPRLVAAWRSFFDTIPDVTIIEGDITALTVDAVVSPANSFGFMDGGLDYALSERLGWDLEKRLQALIKALPEGELLVGQSLVLETDDDKIPFLISAPTMRVPTNFNIDTSINAYLAMKAALLAARRHPDITSVAIPGFCTGVGRMQPIIAAKQMHMAYEEVMLGKKMDFSTFSEAQQHHWKINPQGMIWTH; translated from the coding sequence ATGAAACTAATCTTAGCAGACCTGGAACCAAGGCTTGTAGCTGCCTGGCGATCATTCTTCGACACCATTCCGGATGTAACTATCATTGAAGGGGATATTACCGCTTTAACTGTAGATGCGGTTGTCAGCCCGGCTAATTCCTTTGGCTTTATGGATGGAGGCCTTGACTATGCCCTATCTGAACGACTGGGATGGGACCTTGAAAAAAGGTTGCAGGCACTGATAAAAGCGCTGCCGGAAGGAGAATTACTGGTAGGCCAGTCGTTGGTACTGGAAACCGATGACGACAAAATTCCTTTCCTGATTTCAGCGCCTACCATGCGTGTGCCGACCAACTTCAACATTGATACCTCCATTAATGCCTATCTGGCCATGAAAGCGGCTTTACTGGCAGCAAGGCGTCATCCGGATATCACTTCTGTTGCCATCCCGGGCTTCTGTACCGGTGTTGGGCGTATGCAGCCAATCATTGCAGCAAAACAAATGCATATGGCATACGAGGAAGTAATGCTGGGTAAAAAAATGGACTTCAGCACCTTCAGTGAAGCACAGCAGCATCATTGGAAGATCAATCCGCAAGGAATGATCTGGACACATTAA
- a CDS encoding KTSC domain-containing protein, whose amino-acid sequence MVAYYHYSPARKVLRVTYTSGKVYDYLQVPATVYEALKAAISKGTFLNQYIKGHYNYKLIN is encoded by the coding sequence GTGGTCGCATATTACCACTACTCCCCTGCCCGAAAGGTGCTCAGGGTTACTTACACTTCAGGTAAGGTATACGACTACCTGCAAGTGCCTGCTACCGTATATGAAGCCTTGAAAGCCGCCATTTCAAAAGGCACCTTTCTGAACCAATATATCAAAGGTCACTACAACTACAAGTTAATAAATTAA
- a CDS encoding RidA family protein: MSKVINKNPAALFDPTPFGFSHATSAEGNGKYVFISGQSGGEGLNHHLSNDFRTQVQSALKNLETVLNGYGLNVGNVLKITILIVNHDEAKLKIWSEEMQKTWKKQGFPASTLIPVPRLALDGMQIEVDAIAFMGDK, translated from the coding sequence ATGAGTAAGGTTATCAATAAAAACCCGGCAGCACTTTTTGATCCCACCCCATTTGGATTTTCTCACGCTACCAGCGCAGAAGGCAATGGAAAATATGTATTTATCTCCGGGCAGAGTGGGGGAGAAGGCTTAAATCATCATCTCTCAAATGATTTCAGGACACAGGTGCAATCTGCCCTTAAAAACCTTGAAACTGTATTGAATGGTTATGGCTTAAATGTTGGTAATGTGCTCAAAATCACCATACTTATCGTAAATCATGATGAGGCGAAACTTAAAATATGGAGTGAAGAAATGCAGAAAACCTGGAAAAAACAAGGATTTCCGGCAAGTACATTGATTCCCGTACCCAGACTGGCACTGGACGGAATGCAGATAGAAGTAGATGCGATTGCTTTTATGGGAGATAAATAG